A genomic window from Lotus japonicus ecotype B-129 chromosome 1, LjGifu_v1.2 includes:
- the LOC130734229 gene encoding sugar transport protein 5-like has translation MAVGGFVTDSSANGDGFNGKITISVVITCIVAASGGLIFGYDIGISGGVTTMKPFLEKFFPEVLKKAASAETNMYCVYDSEILTLFTSSLYLAGLVSTLLASRVTTALGRRNTMILGGCIFFAGGAINGAAENKAMLILGRILLGLGVGFTNQATPLYLSEIAPPKWRGAFNTGFQFFNGIGVLAASCINYATAKHTWGWRVSLGLAVVPATIMTLGAFLIHDTPSSLVERGKINQARHALRKARGSAVDVEPELEHVIRSSQVSKAVEHESFMTIFEKRYRPQLVMAFAIPLLQQLNGINIVAFYAPNLFQSVGFGNESALLSAIILGLVNLCAILVSTAVVDRFGRRFLFIVGGIQMLVCEIAVAVVLALETGVHGTEHMSKGKTILVLVLMCFYSAGFGCSWGPLCWLIPSEIFPLKIRSTGQSIAIAVQFLAIFILSQTFLTMLCHFKFGAFLFYAGWIAVSTLSVFMFLPETKGIPLDSMYAVWGEHWYWCRFVD, from the exons ATGGCTGTTGGGGGATTCGTCACTGATTCTTCAGCCAATGGTGACGGTTTCAACGGCAAAATAACAATCTCAGTTGTCATCACTTGCATCGTTGCTGCTTCCGGTGGACTCATTTTTGGATATGACATTGGAATCTCAG GTGGTGTCACTACGATGAAACCATTTCTTGAAAaattctttccagaagtgttGAAAAAGGCTGCAAGTGCCGAAACAAATATGTATTGTGTGTATGACAGTGAGATCTTGACATTATTCACATCCTCCCTTTATCTAGCGGGGTTAGTGTCTACTCTCCTAGCCAGTCGAGTGACCACAGCGTTGGGTCGGAGAAACACCATGATCTTGGGTGGTTGCATCTTTTTTGCTGGTGGTGCTATTAATGGTGCTGCTGAAAACAAGGCCATGCTCATCTTGGGTCGTATTTTGCTGGGTCTTGGGGTCGGTTTCACTAATCAA GCAACGCCATTGTACCTATCGGAAATCGCTCCACCCAAATGGCGAGGCGCATTCAACACCGGCTTCCAATTCTTCAACGGAATCGGCGTGTTGGCCGCGAGCTGCATAAACTACGCCACCGCCAAGCACACATGGGGGTGGCGCGTCTCCCTCGGTCTCGCTGTCGTCCCCGCCACCATCATGACCCTCGGCGCGTTCCTAATCCACGACACTCCTAGCAGCCTAGTCGAACGCGGCAAAATCAACCAAGCCAGACATGCGCTGCGCAAAGCTAGAGGCTCCGCCGTCGATGTGGAACCGGAACTGGAGCACGTGATTCGATCTTCTCAGGTTTCGAAAGCGGTGGAGCATGAGAGTTTCATGACCATCTTTGAGAAGCGGTATCGACCTCAGTTGGTGATGGCGTTTGCTATCCCTTTGTTACAACAGCTTAATGGGATCAACATTGTGGCATTTTATGCGCCAAATCTGTTTCAATCTGTGGGGTTTGGCAATGAATCTGCATTGCTTTCAGCTATTATATTGGGACTTGTCAACCTTTGTGCTATTTTGGTGTCTACTGCTGTTGTTGATCGGTTTGGTCGAAGATTCTTGTTCATTGTTGGTGGCATTCAAATGCTTGTCTGTGAG ATTGCGGTGGCTGTTGTGCTAGCACTAGAGACAGGGGTACATGGTACAGAGCACATGTCAAAAGGCAAAACAATACTGGTACTGGTGCTAATGTGCTTCTACTCAGCAGGTTTTGGTTGTTCATGGGGCCCTCTCTGTTGGCTAATTCCAAGTGAGATTTTCCCCTTAAAAATCAGATCCACTGGGCAAAGCATAGCAATTGCTGTGCAGTTCTTAGCAATATTTATTCTATCCCAGACATTCTTGACAATGTTGTGTCACTTTAAGTTCGGGGCTTTTCTATTCTATGCGGGTTGGATTGCTGTGAGCACGCTCTCTGTTTTTATGTTCTTGCCCGAGACCAAAGGGATTCCTTTGGATTCAATGTATGCGGTATGGGGCGAACACTGGTATTGGTGCCGATTTGTTGATTAA